The nucleotide window TCAAACCTGAAGAGTTTAGTGCtaaatctgcagcagcagctgcccagcctggggggggacggggggcacCGACCTCAAGGCTGTAGGCACACTCAGTGTCTCATGGAACAGCTCTTCAGGAGCTCAAACTGGGAATCCAACCTGGATTGGGccaccaggagctgctggagggaagagcaaacccagcagcaggcgtggggagctgtgggagaagAAAATCCTCCGCGGCCGTCCAGAGGGTACGCAAGGACGTGGTGCTGGGAGACTGTGCCCAAGGCGCAGCTCCAGACGGCCAAAGGCAGGACAGGGGGGAGCCAGCCCGGCTAAACgggggggcaggatgggcaaAGCACCGCAGGCACCtcccagagaagaaaagaggggaaaactcTGGGGGGCAAATGCAAGGCAGGCTGAAGGCCCCACACGGGGGGTCTGAACCAGCCTTAGGCCCTTCTTCAGCCACCTCTGGAGCCGGGagcacagcagagagctcgcGGGATCAAGGGGTGGTCCTGGCCAAAGGGGCCCCTGGAGCAGGTGGGGTCTTTGCACAGCAAACGGGTGAATTATTTGCGTTTCTTGCTGATAGATCATTGCTTCCCCAGGAGAAGCCAGTCGAGTCCCCTGGCCAACCCTCCCCGGGCAGTGGGCTGCTTCCCGCACCCCTCGGTGGGTCGCACCGGCTTTAGGATGCCCTCGGGCAGCATCTTCCTCACGGGTCTTCCTCACGGCCTCACCCTGAGGGTCTTCATCAGGATGAAGGGGAAAGCTGGCGTGAGCTACGCTCCCAGCCCCAGCGACCGGACCAAACTTGAGGAGAAAAGCCCAAACCCAGCGGGTCCCCTCCTGCCATCGTGTGTCCCCCGCGCGCAGCAGTGAAGGGGTGACCTGAGCCCAGCACCTCGCTGCGCCAGATCTCGGTGTTGAGCTCCACCCAGCAGCGTCCAACTCACCCGTGAGCCTCCCTCCCTCACCTATCTGCCGGGATGTATGTTCTATTGTGTCACCTGCAAAACAGTTTTGCTGCATCTGCTTTCTAATTAACACCGTTCCGTTACCAGCAATATTTTCCTGGTAAAAGGCAGGAACTGTATTTAATGAATTTAAACTGCCTGAGAACGTCCTTTTgacctttcctgctgctgtttttcaaaaCCTGCCTTTAACCTGCTCCTTGAGGAAAGACATTGCAGCAGAAGCGCACCCGTCCCACCTCACCGTTGCAGGGAGGTCAACATCCCCCACCCCAAATTCAACCAAAAACATCTGCGACGTGCCGATAACCTCAGCACAAGTGACAGAAATACATCTGTCATCGCCTCGCCACGAGAAAGCTTTTAGTAATTTATTCATTCATTCTTAGTCTTTTAACATCGTTTGGTGCACAGTTCCTCGCAGAgaacagaaaagagcaaaaccatCATGGATCATTGACACAGACAGGAGGCGGCGTCAGTCCGGCCGATGAAAGGCCCAGTTTCTGCCCCAAAGTCCGTGTGGGCTCTGGACAGAGCCAGGAGCTGCCCGCGGCGCCCCGAGACCTCCCCGTGTTCACTCTCCCACACTGATTTCAGCCCCAACGCTCTGCCGGCTCCTCGTGTTTTGACGCTTCTTGCGTGACACATGAATTGTCCCTGTCTCACATCGTCACAGGACGGGGAGGAGGCTCTGCCTGGGCAGGAGCGGTGCTGAAGTTTGGTCCCTTCTTTGGAGCCGTCCTGATAGAAATCGCCTCTGGCACATGTTTTCGTTTCTATTATTCAGCCTTCAAGGAAACCAGATTTACAGCAAATGAGAAACGAACGCCCCCCATTCACGTTCCTCTGGTCGGGGGTTGCCCCCCTTCTCTTTCTGCTGATCCCGCAGCCCCTGCCCAGATGACAAAATTTAAGCCAGAATCCCCCTCACCAAAAATCGCGGCCGAGGACTGACGCCGATTTGCATAAATACCAGGAGGGTGCAGAAGAGGGAGCTCCCACCTTTGCAGATGGGAAGGACCCAGCAGAGCTGTCCTAGCGCGTCCCCCGCTCCGGGGACACTCGCACCCACCCCTCGCCAAGACGGGGCCGAGGCAGCTCGGAGCAGCTGgatccccccagcacccccggctCCGCAGCCCCGACCTTCTTCTGGTGGGCACTAACGCTCCTCTGAGACGAGCTCCCAAAGCGCCGGAGGCTCTTCCCACGCTGGCGATGGAAAGGGTCACTCCACAGACTGACAACAGCGCTCTGCGCAGGCTGCGGCCACCGTCCCCCCGTGGGGACACCGATGGGCGCTGCCCAGGAGAGCTGCAGCGCAGGGAGCAGCTCCGTGGCCAAAGCCACCTCCGAGCCGGGGCGCGAGCAGCCGGGGCGTGAGTGCGGGGCCACACGAGCTCCGCAGCTACGAGCGatgcttttccctctcctctgagATTCCAAGTTTTATCTTTCGCCGCTGAGGCCACGGGAATCCTCCCGCCGCCCCGAAATGCAGTGAAGGACCGGGAGggcgggaggagctggggaggacaGTGACGTGACCTCGCAGGAAAGTCTCTGCGGCCCCCGCGTGTATCTCAGCGTCTGTGACATGCGGCCTCGCTCGGATCGCTCGGGTTTGACGCTTGGAAAAGGGAAATAAGTCACTGGTTTGGTGTGGCTAAAGTGCTCGTCCGCAGGCTGGATGAGACAGAGCCTCGACAGCGCCTCGCTGGTGGTTGGTGGCTCTTTATTTCTCCCAGTCTCGGTTTTCAGCGCGTGTTCAGATTTAGAGCggaggagcagagctgccaaAAGCCCTCGGGCAGAGGTGAATCAACCAGCACCCGCGGGGGGGTTCAGCCCAGCGCCGCTTCTGACAGACACCGACCCTCAGCACCGTGGCTGCAGAACAGAAATTGGCCAAACTCCCCCCGAAGCGGGGGCGCTGGTGGACCGACGGCCGGCGGGAGCGTCGTCTCCCCAGCCCTCAGCTCTCGctatctcctccccctccctctgcccgACAAACAGACAAACCCCAAAGACTCCGGAGACCCCGCGCTGGCCGCGCCAGAGGGGCCGGTGCTGAGCGCCGGGGGAAGGGTCCCGCGGATGGGCACAGCCGAGCAGCCGAGCCCGGCAGGGCGGGGGGACGCGCGAGGACGAGCACGTGCGACGTTTAGAGATGGAGCTGGGAAGCTGCTGAAGGTGCTCGGCGAGACGGCGGGCGCAGGGCACCGTCTCCCTGGCTGCAATCGCAGTGATCTGTCCTCTGAGTTTATTAAATCACCCTGGCTGCCAAAGGAAATATCTTTCATTACTCTGCAGTTTATTACTTTGAtttgttgggttgggttttttttacccttCAGCTGTGGTTTATATTTCTATTCAGGTACAAACTCTGCTTTTAAAGCCTGATAAAACACCAATGTACGCACTAGCCCAGCATGTTAACTGACCCTCCAGCTGACAAAACACCTCCCTCATTAGGCACTGCAcctcattaaaataataaaaatatctatatagATGCACCTTGATACCATCATGGCCAAGCAGCCTCCCACAACAGCACAAGCTGCTGTTCTGCTGCGTTTCGTGCTGAGCCACCCACCTTTGAGCAGCACCCAGCAAACACCTCCTCGGGGGAGTCAGGGCGGCTGGGGGGTGGTGCCCCCGAAAGCCGAGGGGCTGCGGGATCCCCCCGTCCCtgccgagcagcacaggcacgtgctgcacttcagccatcTCCAAAGCAGCGGGAGCGACAGCGGCGCTGAGCAAGCCGCGGCTTCGGCGTGGAAAGACGAGCGCAGGCGTCGGGGTCCTGCTCTGcaaattcagtttatttattcaaaataaaccTGCAAAGTGGTGCCGAGGTTGGGGTTTGCCTCTGGAGAAGAGGCCGTGCTTCGCTGCCCACCTGCGCGGGTGATGAAAACGGGGGGTTCTCCCCCTTTTTGCAAGCACCTCCCAGGGCAGGTCCCCACCTCGGAGCCAAGCGAGGAGCTGGCGGAGCCACAAACACTCACGTGTTTGGAAACTTTGCGCTCAGAAACAGAGGTGTCACGGCCCGTCTGAGGGCTGGCGAGTCGAGTTGACCTCCCGCAGCACCGGAGGAGGTGTTTTCTTTGTCAGCTGAAGCAAGTGCAATGCGGAACAACCGAGCCTCCTGACGGGGGAATTAATTCCAAAATTTATCTGGAAAGCGCTGACCTTGAGAAAGTTGGATGCAGCGATAAAGTTGATCAAGTGCACCCTGAAACTGAAGCAATTAATGAAATTGCTGCTCGCGCGTCTCGGGGGTGGCACAGGCATCATTTATTCTGTGCCGGAGAGCAGCCGGCTCGCCTGGGGATCCATCCAGGGCCGTACGACAATGGCCAGCTCCGGGGGCCGCGGCCGGTGCCAGGCAGGTTCTCCCCTGCCAGGCAGAAGCCGGGCGGCCTCCAGCCGTGCCTCGGGGGGGCCGAGGGCTGCTCCCACCCCGCTGCCGGGGGACGGGGCTCCCCGTCCACCCCCATGAGCAGGGGCATCCTTCTCAGAGTGTGGGGAAGGGGTAAAAGGACAAAAAGCCCCAGTCCTGCTCCCAGAAGGTCACTTTGGCCTCTGGTGCCATGCTTTTAGCATGAGGGAAAAAATCCAGAGTCTTGGTACGGCTCTGAAATGTGGGGGGACCCGTCCCCGGTGCGGCGGGGGAGGCAGCGCGGGAGGGAGCACCAGCTCCCGCAGACGGAGGGGACACGGACCTCCTTCCCCGAGAAAGCCCCCAAAGCACGGCACGTCTGCGCAGGGCAGCTCGCCGGCTGCCATCGGGAAGGCTTGGGGACGGGATTAAGCGGGAAGGCTGTCAAAGACAAGCTGTTCACGGGGCCATCCGCATGGGCAGCTGCTCAGCAGGGGCGTCACGGCAGGGCTCAGGGATGGGTCAGGCCTCCCCCCATCCCAGACGCCCTTATTCTCTAATGGAAGGTATGATTTGGTTGTTAAAAACAGGCTTGTTGGGATAATTCACACGACCAGCACATTAGCCCGATAAATCTTCTTAAGGAAAGCGCAGGAGCGAAGGAGGACTAATTGCTCTGGGGAATAAAGGCTGTGGTTAATCTCCCAAGGAGAAAATAATTAGGGCATTAAGGCGTGGGAGGGACCAAGGCTCATTTCGTCATCAAACTCGAAGGGCCGCTGCTTgccagtcccaccagcatcctCCCAGTGTACACTGGGGCAACCtctgcccccgcagcccccagccacGCTCGGGCCCTGCCCGGAGAGGTGCTCCTGGGGgcaccagcacccccagtgcAGCCCAAGACGGGTCCCCTGGGAAGAGGATGCTCTCAGATGAGACAAGGGGAACAGGGAGGATGATGAGGGCGGTGAGGGGTCCTTTCTGGAGGAATATCCCTCAGAGAAGGCTGCGTGGAGCGGTCTGAGCGCTGCTCACCTGGGTCTGACAGGCGTTGGGGAAGGTGTTCCCCGGCCACCACAAGCTGGGATCGGGGCTTCCTGCAGACCACAAAGCCGCATTCAAAAGCTGAATTATGCAATTGGAAATGGCTCGAGGCCTGGGCCAACTCAAGACcaatttcagcaggaaaattgctttttcacagaagtaacaataaatgtgttttttcataAAGTGCCCCCGAGCGTTTCCCCAGAGCTGTGCCACTGCCAGAGCACCCCTGAAGGAACAGCCTGCGAGGGGGAACCTTTTACTCcttacacagagaaaaacatcttttattcAAAGCAGCAGAAGCGGCTCAGAGCCACTGGGCCAGTCCTTGCTGCTGGCTCGTGCTTTAGGCAACAACCCTGCAGCCAAGCAGCGACTGTTGTCCTCAGGTGATTCCCACCCAGCTGCACTGTCTGTGATTAATGTCGTATTAATCTGTTGGTTTCCCTTCAGCTTAATCCCTGCCCTCGGTAAATCCGGATGGAGCCAAGACACGGTCTAGGATCAGATCGGCTAATTCCTCACGCTGAACGGCCGCACGTCGTCCTCACTGCCCCCCACTGCCTGGAGTGCCTGCGCCGCCCGGCTCTGCTGAGCCCCAGGGCCATTCGCAGAGGAAAGGCCATGGGCTGCTCTCCAGGCAGCGTCCCCTCGCTGGTGGAGCGACTAGGAGgtggtgggagcagctggggaggtgACTGGAACGGTGGGGAGGTGGTTGGAGTGGTTGGAGCAGTTGGGAGGTGGTTGGAGCAGCAGGGGGGTGGTGGGAGCAgttgggtggtggtgggagcagcaggggggtggttgcccaggaccacgtccagCAGCATCTGACCATCCAAGGAATGGAGACACCACGACCTCTCTGGACCACACAAACCGTCAACCCGGCGGGTGACCAAGGTTGGCCAAAGTTGCCACCAGAAGCGTTGGGGTGCCAGCAGAGAGCTCCTCCATCCTCCACAGCTCGGGGAGCGTGGGTGAGTGCTCGGGACCCCGCACCCAGACCGGCGGCTACAACCACCTGCGTCACAGTGGGAGAAACGtccactggggggaaaaaaaaccacatcaaaaGCTACAGCAAGGGGTTCCCACCACGTACAGACTAACTCCAGCTCCTCACTGCCTCAGCCGTGACCAACCCCAGTGTCTTCTCTGAGGATCTATTTCACCGCTTACAGTTATTTGGTGAGAAAGAGGGAAATGCTGTATCTTAGGGCTCCCCGAGCAGAACACAATCCTGCGTATCGCTGTGAGACGAGTGATGTCCTGGGAAGAGTCGGCGGCTCTGAGCCTTCTTCACATCAGCAGGAGTTGGTTTCCCTCACGTTTGCCCTCGGTGCTCACCCACAGCACCGGCCGTCAGGGGCTCCTTGCAGCCACACCCTGAGGATCGAGGTGTCAAACGGTGGTTTGCAGTGTTGGGAACCCGGGTGCCAGGGAAACGCAGAGAACCGCGGAGCGAAGCTTCACGCACGGATTTGAAATCGGATTGTTGGGCTGTTGCCATGAACAGCAGCAGCGCTGCTTTTCGAACATCTTCAAGAAATTCTCAGGGAGGTGCAATTTCTCCCTCGAAAGATCTCCAGACTGTCCCCAGCTTCCTAAACCCTCCAGACAAACAAACAGACCCCGAGCACGGAGCCGCAGCTCCTGGGCAACGTCCACAGGCACCTCCTCCCGGGTGAAGAGCTGCGGCGAGTCGGCCCAAAGCCGGTCGATGGGAGAGCGAACGGCTCCTGCTCCAGGGGCTGAAGTGGGACCCCACACGCAGGCAAAGGCAGAGCGAAGCCGCGGTCAGAGTCAAGCGCTGAACTGCCAAGGGGCCAGAGGGCCACAGCTTGGCTACCAGCTCTGCGGGACGGCCCCGTCCCGACAGCCCCCCCGCCAACACACCCTCGAAAGGTGGTGGAAGCACATCCACCCCCCTTCCATCTCCTCCGTCCCGCAGCCCAGCAGCGCCCACGGGTGCTGCCCCACGCCAAACTGGGGCAGATCTTcgccccagcagctccccgacACGCCGCCACCTCCAACAGCGACGTCAGCGCCGAGGCCACCCCGCACCCCGGCTCCGGTAAACCGGGCGCGAGGACGTTCCTGCCGACACCCAACCTCACCCAAGCTGCCGCGCTGCCGAGACGGCTCGGCGCAGACACGGCCCCCGAGCTGCGGGTTCGGCCACAGCTTCGCGCTCCGGCAGCCCCCTGCCTTGGCACACGCTGCCCTTGCGGGGGTCTCTCACTTTTTAGCTGCGAATAAGGAGATAACTGAGGGCTGAGCAGGTTATTGCTTCCACTGTTcagggtgaggaggagaaggtgaggggagacctcatcactctctacagctccctgaaaggacgttgtagagaggttggtgctggtctcttctcccagggaattagtgacagaacaagagggaacggctttaaactgcaacaggggaggttcagactgggcatgaggaacaaatgtttcccagcaagagtggtcagagagtggaataggctgcccagggagggggtggagtccccatccctgggtgtgtttaagggccgtttggatgagctgttgggggatgtggggtaggggagaactttgtagagtcgggctgagggttggactcgatgatcccgaggggcttttccaacctgaaggattcgGTGATTTCAAGAGAGACGGCAGCAGGGGAGCAGCTGGCAAGGCCACGTACCAATATCAAGCCCAGTAAACACTTGAGCGAATTCCTGTTTTCCCCACCTCCTGCTCATTTCATACTCGCTCCCCCTCATACGGCCTCTAAAATCTGCCCCTTTACACCCGATGCCCGTGAGCCGCCGCAGCAGCACCAGCCGGGAACATAAGCCACGGGCACAGAAACACGAGAGCGTTGAGCATCTCCAAGCGGGGGGCTCTCGTTTACTCCACACGACATTTCCCTGACCGTGGCTCTGCCAGCGGCGCGTGGGGTTCACTGCCAACGGGCCCTTCCCGGCGCTCAGCCCCAGCCTCCACGTTGCATCATCCCTTTTGTTGTCAGGACGCAGCCGGCTCTCCACACACCCACGTGCACCCTCGCTGCCCTTCTCCCTGCTGGGCACCTTCCCTGCGCCAAAGAAACGCGCCCCAGGACCTCAAGCAGCCTCACCGGGGAGGAAGACGCCTCCTCTGGAAGTTTCCTCCAACTCTTGCAGGGAAAACCAGGGGAAGGGGTTGGGGTGACCCGGGAAGGCCCTTCCCAGAGCACAGCCTGGAGCCGTCACCGCTCTGAAGGCCGTGAGGAGTTTTCCACATGCGCGTCCTTACGAGAGCTCTCAGCACCAAGCCTGCAGCCTCAGCTGGACCACGGCCTCGTATAAATGATAGATAAACATGTTGTGCTGattgctcagctgctgctgccctacTTAACCGTGTCATCGTGCCCGGGCTGCAAATCAGCCGGGGAATGCGCCGGCCTTCTCCCTGCAGGACACTGCGGAGCGTGCGCCACTGCAAATCCACTTCTAAATCTGCGAGGTTTCCAAATCTCAGATAGGAATGAGCAGAGGAAGGGCTTGGAGTCCATCTGAGGTCAAGATACGGGACTTCAGGCGAACAGAAAATTGCCCAGGATGGGAAAATAAATGGTTTGAAATCACAAGAGCTCTGGCTGTCTCCacctgctcagggctgggggtgAGCCACAGAGCTTTGGGGGCGGACTGGAGCCGATGGGGTTTGAGCCTTCAGCTCTACTTTAGGCTTGGACTATTTGAATGAGCCTCAAAGCCTGAGCTAAGTTCATGCCATCACCACAAACTTCACCGGGGCTCAGGTGCTTCATGACAATCTGTGATTTCCCAGCTATCGTCACGCAGGCCTGCGGGAGCCACGGGGACGGTCCCGCATTCAGAGAGTGAAGTGCTTCAGAGCGGGGGAGGAGGCGGGAGCTGACGTGCGGGACAAGGAGCGATGGCGTGGAACATTCCCCGGCTGCTCTGGAGGTCCTGGCTGGCTTCCCTGTGAAGGCCGATGCCATGAGCAACCCGGGGGGCTCCCCCGCTCAGCAGGCTGATCAAAACAGAGCTCAGAGAAGCGTTTCTCTGCTCTGGGCCCACCCCGGGTGGGTGAGACAAGGGGCAATTTGTGGGGGCAGGAGCCGGAACACAGGACGGGGCAAACCAACGGCCCGAACTGGGTTTTTAGGAGGGAGAAAGTctgtgctgtggggctgcacTGGGAGACGGGCTTTTGAAACACGGGAACCTGCTGCCCTAAAAGTGGGTCCCTCTGTTGTTACCCCACTGGGGACAaggaccttttctttttttcctttttcattcaggttggaaaagcccctcgggatcatcgagtccaaccctcagcccgactctacaaagttctcccctaccccacatccccccacagctcatccaaacggcccttaaacacacccagggatggggactccaccccctccctgggcagcctattccactctctgaccactcttgctgggaaacatttgttcctcatgtccagtctgaacctcccctgttgcagtttaaagccgttcctgGTGAATTATTCTCAGCACAACAGCCAACActccaggcagcagctgcaaTTCAGCCGCCCTGCACCTCTGAGCAGGACAAGAGGCACCGGCAGGAGGGAGAAGCCCCCCCCGGATGGCACCAGTTGGGGTCTGcaaccccccggccccccgctccccgcacgGGCTGCCCCTCCTGCCCGGCTCCCTCCGAGCTCTCCGCTCTCTCTGGACAGAACAGCCCCGGGCAGACGCTCCTCACTGCTACCAGACGTTCCCTCCCGGCCGAGAGCACCGAGTCGCCCCGGCCTGTGGTTCCTGGCCAAACTCCAGAGCGAACTCCCCCGGCTTCAGACAACCTTCACCCCACCGACACCCccaggggctggggcacagccGAGACATGGGCGCCTGCCACTgctccgccgccccccgccagcaCGGGCGCCCGTCGCCATCCCCGGGGCCCTTTCGGGGAGGGGGAGAGGTTCTCCCGCGCCGCTGACTCCGCGCTGCCTCACggtaaaaggaacaagcttttagaaaactctttttcttttaggATATTATCAacagcaggaataattaataaatattacaGGTTTAATTCCTAGGAtacaggtgctctaggaacaacaCTGACAGTTCGATGCCAAGGCTGCTCGTTTGTCCGTCTCAGTCTCACGCTGAAGTACCAAAAATCAGTCTTAGGTTTCAGTTTCAGTTTTAGATGtaacaaaagataagaaataagtGATTAACTTGGGGTCAGCAATTTAGAAAGGCGAGGTAATGAAAAGCTAGCCACAGAGTAAGTATATGtgaaatagaacattttgagtcttttttcAGAAGTCTAAAGGTGAATTCTGATGAAGATCGTTTAAGATGAGTAACCCCGACGACCCAAGAGTGCACCGGGGAGCAGCGGCGTCAGAAGAAGAGTCGGAACGGAACGATGAGAATCAGCTGGAGCTGGGGAATATAACGGACTTTGGTAATTGAGGGAGAATTAAGAGCTGAGAGTTCCTGGGAAATCACCAAAACCTTTTTGTATTGCAGAATGTTCTGTACAATCACAGATATAAAGGACACTTTTTGTCGGCCATGGCCACTCCTGgaggtgctggcccagctctgagCCCAGAGATACCCACAGGCTGGCGAAATTCTTTAAGACTCACCCCGGGACAGCTGCTCCTCGCCGAGGCGCAAAAACCCCCCTGTCCCCCAACAAGCACTGCGGGGAGCTCCTGCGGCTCCGGGGGatgcggggaggggcgggggttCTGGCAGCCCCACACCCTGCCTCGTGCCTCTGCGGTGCTGAGAAGAGGGGTGCCTGTGCGAGGGGCGCCCGTGCGAGGGCTGAGCTGCGCCAGGAACACCTTAAGCCACCAAAACTTCATCATCAGGGCTGTTGACAGTCCCCGAAAGATCTAATGAGACGTTAACAGGAGGGATGTCAGGAAGACAACAGACAAAATATTTAACGGGCCGCTGCTTTACAGCACTTAAAGCCTTGACTTTGTGCTTGGTCAAGCACGATTTGCTGTTGGTAAAATCCACTTTGGCTGCTCTCGATTGCTTCACCCGTTGGAGACCGGGATCACGAGAGGACACGCTCCACACCCCTTCCAGGCTGAGGCTGACCCGTCCGTACCCCAgacctgtgaggacaggctgagagagttggggggttcagctggagaagaaaaggctccagggagaccttagagtggcctcccaggactgaaaggggctacaggaaaggggggagggactcgtcatcgGGGGGGGgagagataggatgaggggaaatggtgttaaactgacagaggggagatttagatgagatctaaggcagaaattgttccctgtgagggtggtgaggccctggcacaggttgcccagagaagctgtggctgccccctccctggaagggttcaaggccag belongs to Strix uralensis isolate ZFMK-TIS-50842 chromosome 2, bStrUra1, whole genome shotgun sequence and includes:
- the LOC141939950 gene encoding uncharacterized protein LOC141939950 → MQQNCFAGDTIEHTSRQIGEGGRLTGELDAAGWSSTPRSGAARCWAQVTPSLLRAGDTRWQEGTRWVWAFLLKFGPVAGAGSVAHASFPLHPDEDPQGEAVRKTREEDAARGHPKAGATHRGVREAAHCPGRVGQGTRLASPGEAMIYQQETQIIHPFAVQRPHLLQGPLWPGPPLDPASSLLCSRLQRWLKKGLRLVQTPRVGPSACLAFAPQSFPLFSSLGGACGALPILPPRLAGLAPPCPAFGRLELRLGHSLPAPRPCVPSGRPRRIFFSHSSPRLLLGLLFPPAAPGGPIQVGFPV